The nucleotide window GTCAGGATCAAATCAACAGCTTATAAATTCTTACAGATATCACAAAAATGCTTAATTAGATTGTGATAACGAtcataaaattaacaaaatgccgactttaaacgagactgtttaaacTTCTGGAAGGTTACATGCTAGTTATCTGTAGCAGTCTGCCTCGGCATAAAACAACTTGAAATAAATGCATCTTCAATCCCTGACTCCACTGTATAGTGCAAACAGTACACTACAACATTGTTATAAATAAACAAGTATGTGCGCACGTGTGCTTGTCTTCGCCTTTCCAATTGTGGGGGTATCTAAACCAGAAAACAAAAACTCTCTAGATAATGTTCAACTTAACCTTTATTTACAACAGCATATTCAGTATGTTAGGTACAGATGATTAGATTTATATACAATGACAGATCGATTTGTTATTCAAAGCATACTTAAAGTCATGTGGTCCGACTTTCGACAAATTCTGTCCACCTTGTAAAAATACTCTTTGATTATCATGCGCACGTGTCTATTAAGCAGTGcgaaatattttacattatttcacctgttttagcCAGAATAATTTAGTTTGAaattaatgtttacaaacagtgACACTCGGCCATTTCTAACGCATAATCAGACAATAAATCAAGTGGAAGTTGAGATTGGAGGCCCAGTTCAGACCTCCAGAGGAAAGATCAATGGCAGGTTTACTCGGTGTAAAGCCATGAATTCGGTATTACAGCACGTGTCATAAGTGTTTCACGTTTTTGTTTAAGAGAAACAAATGTACACCATGTCTCATagtaataattaaaaacatatttgCTGTTTTatgctaggcacctgatacaaactctggtatatccaggggtccgtgtttgtccaactctctatgtgtattacttataggaattatgagattgatcactaatcgttatctttacctttcatttcaAACCTAAATATGGACAGTTTCGTCAAATCTGCGAGAAATGATATAATGTTTAACAGAGCAGATCAAACGCTTGGAAAACGAAGAAAAATTATCTTGATATGATACATCTACATAACCAGACTCTATGCTTCACTACTTGAATCGAATTTCATACACATGCGCAGAAGTCCCCACTACGAGTGGCAAGTTTACGTACATATTCCTACTATGTGTATTTTCTAAACCTTCTaacttttttcatttacatgtaaatattttcaacCATTCATTTAGGGAAAGTTAATATCTTTTAAAACTAATTAAGctgcattaaaaaaatcattgcaaaaaaaaatctCAGATGAACATAAGACCACACAGCTATAAATGAGTACAAGAACaaataaatccacgaaacataATAGACAATTACGCAATTGCATTGTGATACGAACAATAAAATGAATCATACATATTTCACtgtgacaaaaaaaaaaaccttatacAACTGTATTGCATTATGATCAAAACTAAATTAATGGATCATTATACAATTAAGACAAAAATACAATTAATCTTTCTACAAACGGCAAATCATTTGGCATTGCATTGAGTCGATTCTGTAGATCTTCTATGTCAACTCATTGAAAGATTTAATTTACGGTGATCGTAAGGCGGCTGCAACATCTTCCCAAAAGCTGTCTAAGTCTTGTACCTGTTGAACCTCTGGCCATCTTATACTGAATATGCACCACCAGATATACCGCAAGTCTTTCGGCATtctttctattggaatgttgtCCTTGATAATCACTATGATGGATCGTTTTCGACGGTTATGAAAAGCATGGGTCACCGCCATCTGGACGGCGTACGAATTCCAACCACTGTCTAGGAAATTTTCTGTGATGACAAAGACAACTTTCCGACTGTGGTCAATACCCTGCACCAGCTGTTCAGCTTTATTCACTCCAGGAATAAAGTCTTTATCGGGAATGCTAATTTGAAATCCTAAATTTGTCAGCGCTTGATACATTGTTGTGCAAACCAACTGGTAATCATCTTCAGAGTACGATATGAAAGCATCAAACTGGAAGGTGTTACTCTCATCTGAACGTACCACACCTTTCCATCTGTTACGCAGACGTAAAACGACATAGTCAACATGCACACGATATCTCTTGATAGCAATTCTAATCACCAGTccaattattataaaaaacaaCATCAAGGAAGAAGTAATCAACCACACCCCAGTTTGACATTTCTTTTCGAAAATAgcaaattgttttacttgaagGAGTTCTGAAAAATTCGAAGATTTTTCGATGCAATCGGTTTTGTTAAGATCCGCAAAGAGATGCTGATGATTCTTCATCCAACGAAGCATAGAAATATGACTACAGTCACAATCTAAAATGTTTCCTTGGATGAAAATGTTTACTCTTTTAAGACTTCGAAGTACACGAAAGTCGGATGTTTCTAATGACTTGATTTTGTTATTTTGAATGTATAATTCTTTGAGGTTTCGTAAATGTGTCACTGCTTTGGGAATGGATGATAAGCAATTGTTATTAAGGTAAAGGAACTTTAACTTTGTTTGTTCTTTGAATAAAGTGGTTGGAAAATGATGAATAAAATTATCCTGTAAATCTAAGAGTTCTAAGTTTTTGAGACTGTCGAATAAAGCTCTTTTGCTTGATTCGGCTATAAAAccgaatttcatttttgacgcTCGCAAAACCTTTAATTTGTTTAAGGGTTTAAAAATCTGGGAAGAAATATTGGTGCAGTCATTGTCGGAAATGTTCAAAACTTCTAAGTGGGGAAAGTCCATTTGCCAAATCATACTACAAGGAAAACTTGTTCCATACAGGTCCAGCTCTTGTAAAACCTCACCTACAATGGTCAACTGAAACTGATAAAGAGCAGGTACTCTGTGCATATAATTGTTGGAATACCGTATTACTTTCAAAACATTTGAAAGAGTGAACGTAATATTTGACTTCCAAATTGAATAGTCTAGAAATGAGCCGCTGGTTATATCACTAATACacacatttttgtgattaacaATGAGATAC belongs to Ostrea edulis chromosome 7, xbOstEdul1.1, whole genome shotgun sequence and includes:
- the LOC125655120 gene encoding toll-like receptor 2 type-2 → MKWNVCYTLFFTMLQVNYAVTTGESLCKVTHQRDECGNRGWLWNCRHLNYRRIPLDFNTMFKGETVSIDLSWNKFTWISTKTFAGIKTTLLRNVSALYLKNNAIKCIDRFSFRRLPRLCVLDLSFCKLKVYTPRKWAFSYLKKLRILYIHGNEFYGHVFNYTYPENELSRLSSLTELHIDVFKHLRKLKFYPISRFYLNNNTFNGLSESPIDNLTMKFDHHVQCNVSEDILCSFPFLKRTTISFGGLCDLNAVLKTLKCLQNRKIEKIIAASNIPALVRQHLILNESNSIYLFNVCVKFIDLSKNLITSISVNLLKSTFGRCIEYLDISQNPIGYIEPSFVIDSLQNYPKLQYLIVNHKNVCISDITSGSFLDYSIWKSNITFTLSNVLKVIRYSNNYMHRVPALYQFQLTIVGEVLQELDLYGTSFPCSMIWQMDFPHLEVLNISDNDCTNISSQIFKPLNKLKVLRASKMKFGFIAESSKRALFDSLKNLELLDLQDNFIHHFPTTLFKEQTKLKFLYLNNNCLSSIPKAVTHLRNLKELYIQNNKIKSLETSDFRVLRSLKRVNIFIQGNILDCDCSHISMLRWMKNHQHLFADLNKTDCIEKSSNFSELLQVKQFAIFEKKCQTGVWLITSSLMLFFIIIGLVIRIAIKRYRVHVDYVVLRLRNRWKGVVRSDESNTFQFDAFISYSEDDYQLVCTTMYQALTNLGFQISIPDKDFIPGVNKAEQLVQGIDHSRKVVFVITENFLDSGWNSYAVQMAVTHAFHNRRKRSIIVIIKDNIPIERMPKDLRYIWWCIFSIRWPEVQQVQDLDSFWEDVAAALRSP